From one Rhodamnia argentea isolate NSW1041297 chromosome 1, ASM2092103v1, whole genome shotgun sequence genomic stretch:
- the LOC115730217 gene encoding uncharacterized protein LOC115730217: MVNSSVITEKDVQEEEDSRSGVRKKVCSSTSDCSDFSKTVAKRMDDNLVLNISQSQSRDRCVKDATAQKLLGLSTRIPKHLVALDESCLRRCLELVHKSVSKDTTRNILVKLTSSPDFQCSLSAIGTGNVVRRHAGLWIIDPIVGSETIIEKDIDQSPLFCHFGALGNDAKYMRSNPHDAKDSAGCDLTDSPNQQSVSSLIEMENEVSFQEIPSSAIDSKYERFTSVASMRSRSSDRSSTSPGAAFSQGMLQCTWKVGMPHFVLSIDDQREILIADPMKVGSSSHAGSDWVYLFYLKRQASTKHVSHGNEPHLIGKMEVVTSMSLCPENLKIVQTEFVLFGGWETFPEEGQAMGVNRWKNKKLAKKVANVFRPDSSKQRGVSGKSGILDDHSPESGQDMHRNLDMPGGLSITEHLLPPNLELAAIVARNRVGDIQKEETGGWGLKFLKKNGETRKIDHPDARTSVCGGRDSSDSVVGVEVAVPAGLHGGPRTRHGGASSLIERWKSGGQCDCGGWDLGCPLTLLKARSSDGRILNTNCDEQDCKSFDLYMQGSEHCLPTLRMTDVRDGLYLIHFNSALSPLQSFSIAIARIHSQSHVLHPKLYRS; this comes from the exons ATGGTGAACTCATCTGTTATTACTGAGAAAGATGTGCAAGAGGAAGAGGATTCACGAAGCGGGGTGAGAAAGAAGGTGTGTTCGTCGACCAGTGATTGTTCTGACTTCTCCAAAACCGTGGCAAAGCGGATGGATGATAACCTTGTACTAAATATCAGCCAATCACAAAGCCGTGATAGATGTGTGAAGGATGCGACTGCCCAAAAACTTCTCGGCTTAAGTACTAGGATCCCGAAGCATCTGGTTGCTCTCGATGAGAGCTGTCTCCGACGCTGCCTGGAATTGGTCCACAAAAGTGTGTCAAAGGATACGACACGCAACATACTGGTAAAGTTGACCTCCTCGCCTGATTTCCAGTGTTCGTTATCAGCAATTGGGACTGGGAATGTCGTCCGGAGGCATGCTGGGCTGTGGATTATAGATCCGATTGTGGGAAGCGAGACTATTATAGAAAAAGACATAGATCAAAGTCCtcttttttgccattttggTGCACTCGGGAATGATGCCAAATATATGAGATCAAACCCGCATGATGCTAAGGACTCGGCAGGTTGCGATTTGACAGACTCTCCAAACCAGCAGAGTGTCAGCTCGCTGATAGAGATGGAAAATGAAGTGTCATTTCAGGAAATACCAAGCTCTGCTATTGACTCTAAATATGAAAGATTTACTTCGGTTGCGAGCATGAGATCAAGGAGTTCCGATAGATCTTCTACTTCTCCCGGTGCTGCTTTTTCTCAGGGTATGCTCCAATGCACATGGAAGGTTGGGATGCCGCATTTCGTTCTGTCCATCGATGACCAGAGGGAGATACTCATCGCGGATCCCATGAAGGTAGGATCATCGAGTCACGCGGGTTCAGACTGGGTGTATTTGTTCTATTTAAAAAGGCAGGCTTCAACAAAACACGTGAGCCACGGTAACGAGCCGCATCTTATAGGAAAGATGGAGGTGGTAACATCGATGTCCCTTTGCCCGGAGAATCTCAAAATCGTGCAGACTGAGTTTGTTCTATTTGGAGGCTGGGAAACTTTTCCGGAAGAGGGGCAAGCTATGGGTGTCAACCGCTGGAAGAATAAGAAGTTGGCAAAGAAAGTGGCTAATGTGTTCAGGCCTGATTCATCTAAGCAGAGAGGTGTATCTGGAAAAAGTGGGATTTTGGACGATCATTCTCCAGAATCAGGCCAAGATATGCACAGAAACCTGGATATGCCAGGCGGGCTTAGCATTACGGAGCATCTTCTTCCGCCCAATCTTGAATTAGCTGCCATTGTGGCGAGGAACCGTGTGGGGGACATTCAGAAGGAAGAAACTGGAGGTTGGGgtttgaaatttctcaaaaagaatGGTGAAACTAGGAAAATCGACCATCCAGATGCCCGCACTTCAGTGTGCGGCGGTAGAGATTCCAGCGACTCTGTCGTTGGTGTGGAAGTTGCAGTCCCTGCAGGACTTCACGGGGGTCCAAGAACGCGGCATGGTGGCGCCTCTAGTCTCATTGAAAGATGGAAATCTGGTGGACAGTGCGACTGCGGTGGATGGGACCTGGGCTGTCCACTAACACTACTCAAAGCAAGATCAAGCGACGGACGTATTCTAAACACCAATTGCGATGAGCAGGACTGCAAGTCGTTCGATCTCTATATGCAG GGTTCGGAGCATTGTCTTCCTACATTAAGGATGACGGACGTCCGCGACGGCCTCTATCTTATTCATTTCAATTCAGCATTATCGCCTCTGCAGTCTTTCTCGATTGCTATTGCACGTATTCATTCTCAGAGTCATGTTCTCCACCCGAAACTGTACAGGAGTTGA